The DNA segment CCAGCAGTGCGGCCACATTCCAAGGGCCGCGGGCGCCGGGACGATCCCCCCCCCGGCGCACAGCCGGAGGATCTCGTCGCTCGCCGCGCAGCCACAGGCAGGAGCAGGGCAGGGCTCGAGCCGACGGGGCATGGACGAACCACGCGCCGCGGAACCCCAGACGACGCGACCGGCACGGTCAAGAGAACGCCGTCCCGCAACGGGGGAGAAGGCGGCCGCTCACGCACGGGCGGGGTGAAGCGGTGACGACGGAGGCGCAGGCTGGCGGGGGGAGGCGTCCGATCGGCCGCGGGGCCGCGGCGTCAGATCTGGATGCCGTACTTCTTGGCAAATTTCTGCACGCGGCCCTCGGAATCCACGAACTTGCGCTGGCCGGTGTAGAAGGGATGACACTTCGAGCAGATCTCCACTCGGATGTTCTCGCGCGTCGACCCAGTCGTGAACGTCTCGCCGCAGGCGCAGGTAACCGTGGTTTGCTTGTAATTGGGATGAATGCCCTTCTTCATGGGAAGCCCACCTCGGGCCCCGCGCCGGGGTGACCGCTGGCGTCGGGGCGGATACAACAGGCGAAATTATACCACACCCCTGATGCACGCGCAAACGCGGCATCGCCCTCCTTCCAAAGCGGTGGACGCCGTCGGGTTCGGCCGGGAAGGGTGTGCGGATGAGGACGGCTAGGGGTGCCGGTGTTCGTTCGTGGAAGCCGCGGGCGTCGTCGCCAGGACGACCAAAGGATCGCCCGGTCGCACGTACCGGGTCGGATCCTGCGGAACGCCGTTGCGCCGGACTTCAAAGAGCAGATGCGGACCGGTGCTCCAACCGGTGCTGCCGATCCGTCCCATGAGCTGCCCCATGGCGACCCGCTCTCCGAACGAAACAAGCACCGAAGAGAGGTGGGAGTAAGTTGTCTGCAACCCGTTCCCGTGATCGACAATGACCATCCGGCCATACCCCATCATCCACCCCACGAACTGTACGATGCCGCCCCGCGCGGCGCGGACCGGCGTGCCGAGCCGGTTGGCGATGTCGATGCCGGTGTGAAACTCCCGAGTGCCGAAGATCGGGTGAACCCGCCAACCGAACCGCGAGGTAATCTTCCCCTCGGTCGGCTGGAGCATCGCGGGCTCATCGGCCTCCGGCACCCCCATGCGAACCGGGACGGAGCGGATGGAGGTCGCGGAGATCTGCTCCCGCGTTGAGGGCGTCCGCCGCGGCGCCGTCGAGGCGGGGTGCGCACTATCTACCCCTGGAACGACAAGCACCTGCCCAGGGTGTAGCAATGCATCCAGCGAGAGGTGATTAGCGTCCGCCAAGGTCTCCACGCGGACGCCGGCGTCGTGGGAGATTCTCCAGAGCGTCTCACCCGCGGCCACCGTATGCGTGGCGGGGGCGACGGGTACTGCGGCGGTTTCCGGGGATGGGATCACAAGAACCTGGCCGGGATGCAGCAGCGCCCCGGGGGCGAGCCGATTGGCCGCCAGAAGAACGTCGACCGTGACCCCCGCACTCTGCGAGATCCCCCAAGGTGTCTCGCCCGGGGCCACGGTGTGGGAGCCGACGCTCGCCACGGCGGGGCCGGCCGCAGGCGTCGCGAGCGAAAGATCGCTTGACCGCAGGTGCACCACCGGCACCAACGCGGAGGGGGCGGCGGGTTTCCCGGGATCTGCTTTGGCGAGATCTAGAGGAACGGCCAGAGGAACGGCCGCGAGGGTGAGTGCGAGCAACAAGCCTGCCACCACCAGCTGGGCGCGATCTGCCATGCAGGCCTCCCGAGGTTGCGCGATCCGAGATTGTTGAGGAGTTCTTGGGCTACCGAATCGCCTGTGCTGCGTGTGTGATCCGAAGCACCAGCAATAATGTATGCCAGATTATTGCGAGGACTAGCCCATACGTTTGAGCCCGTGGGAGAGAATTCCTGCAACTCCGGGGGATTTTCCCGTGAACAACGCGGATACGGACGTATGTTCCCCAAAGGACCGCGAAGGAGAGCGATCGGTGTGTGTGCGAGCGCCGGACCGCGGCGGCTGCGCCGAGCTGACCCGGTCAGCTACGCGTCGTTGTCGCTGTTCTTAATGATCGACCGGAGGAACGCCTGGTTGTTTGGCGTCTTGCGCAAGCGGTCGAGAATCAATTCGGTCATGGCGACGGTGTCGAGCGTCTCTAGACTCTTCCGAAGCACCCAGACCTTGCGGAGTTCCTCCTCGTTCAGCAACAGCTCCTCGCGCCGCGTGCCGGAGAGCTTGATGTCGATCGCGGGGAACGTCCTGCGCTCCTGCAATTTGCGGTTGAGGTGCAACTCCATATTGCCGGTACCCTTGAATTCCTCGTAGATGACATCGTCCATGCGGCTTCCGGTATCGATCAACGCCGTAGCGATGATCGTGATGCTCCCCCCCTCTTCGATCTTGCGCGCGGCTCCAAAAAAGCGCTTGGGACGATGGAGCGCCGCAGGGTCGAGGCCGCCGGAGAGCGTCCGACCGCTCGGGGGAATCACGAGGTTGTTGGCCCGGGAGAATCGGGTGAGGCTGTCGAGCAGAACGACGACGTCCCGCGCGCCCTCCACAAGCCGCTTTGCGCGTTCCAGCACCAGATCGGCCACCTGTACATGCTCTTCGGGCGGCCGATCGAAGGTCGACGCCACCACCTCGGCCTCCACCGACCGACGCATGTCGGTGACCTCCTCCGGCCGTTCGTCCAGAAGAAGGACCATCAGGTAAATCTCCTGATGGTTTTGCACGATGCTCTGCCCGATCTTCTTCAAGAGCATGGTCTTTCCGGCTTTGGGTGGGGACACGATCATGGCTCGCTGGCCTTTGCCGATGGGCGAGAACAGGTCCACGATGCGAACGGTCAGGTCGCTCTGAGGCAGTTCCAGCTTGAGCCGCTCTTGCGGAAACACCGGCGTGAGTTTCTCGAAATCGGGCCGTGACCGAGCCTGTTCGGGGTCGAGCCCATTCACCGCCTCGACGCGGAGAAGCGCGTAGTACTTCTCATTGTCCTTCGGCGCACGGACCTGTCCCAGAACCTCATCCCCCACTCGAAGCCCGAAGCGCTTGATCTGTGAGGGAGAAACATAGATGTCTTCCTGGCCGGGGAGGTAGCCGCTCGTGCGGAGGAAGCCGTATCCCTCCTGCATAACCTCGAGGATCCCCGAACGAAACATCAGCCCGCTTTGCTCCGTCTGCGCCTGCAAGATCTTCATGATCAGCTCCTGTTTGCGGTAGCGGCGAAAGTTGGGAATGCTGAGATCTTTGGCAAGATCCTGAAGCTCGTTTAGACTCTTGATTTCAAGTTCTGCGATCGCCACTACGGGCCACCTCCACGCAGTCCCATCCCATCACAAGGGGCGGCATCCGAACTTCGGACGCTGGCCCGGCGCTCACTGCCCGGTGGCTTCGATATAGCCCGCTCGACCACGGGGGCCGGTGAGCAGCATTAACACCTGATCGTTGGGCTTGAGATCACTCGGCGCCACCGCTTTGTTGTTCCGATAGACGGCGACCTGAGGCGTCAACGCGTAGCTTTGTACCGCCTGTGTCTCGACGCTTACCGTGATATCCGTAGACCCGACCCGCACGAGCTTCCCCTTCACATAGTTGAACTTATTCAGCGCGCCCATCACCGCCGCGATCGCCCCCGCGGATTCGCCTCGTGTCGTCGCGGCGTTCGGGTGGAAATTCCCGTCCGGCCCGGGGGGCATAATTCCTGTATCGATCGCCACCGCGACGTACCCATGCAGGGTCGGCGGGACATCCGCCGCATCCTTGACGGACAACGGCGCGGAGGATTTTTGGGTCGCCTCCCCCTGCCGGCCCAGCGCTCTGACAAGCAGCGCCGCGAACTCCGCACGGCTCACCTGCGAATTGGGACGGAAGGTATTGTCCGGAAACGTCGCCAGCAACCCCTTTTGAAATTGGAGGGTCACCGTCACCGAGTCGTCCTTTGCGGGCGACACCCCCATGATCTCGTACGGTCCCGGGGGAACGAATTTGTTATCCTGATCCTTTTGGAGCCACCGGGTATCGTAGACAAACGATTTGCCGGAGGCCAGGACGAGGTTGAGGTCTCCCTGGACGAACGTCTGCCCGAGCGACCAGCGGGCCACCTCGGTGGTCCCGCGCCTAACAATAAAGTCATACTGTTGGGTAGTGGGGTATGTGAATTTTATGTCCTGCTTGCCCGAATTCGTGACTTTGAACGTCAGGTCGACAGCATCTTCGGTCCCGTACACCGCCTTGTCGGTCTCGAGGGAGTAGGTGACGTCGCCCTTCCGCACCTCGGCCTTTTGTTGTGAGACGGCACCGGTGTTGAGCAACGCCGCGATCGCCGGTCGCACCTCCTCGGGGATCTCCGCGAGATCCTTGTAGTTCGGGATCCCTCCGGTCCCCTTGATGTCGAGCCCTAAGGCGAGTGCCTCGACCGCCCCGAGTCGGGTAATCGGCTGGCCGGGCTTGAACGTCCCGTCGGGGAATCCATGCAGCACCCCGGCCACAGACAATTTTTCGATCCCTCGCTGATTGGGATCACCCTGGATGTCCGAGAACAACGCGGCTGACGCCGGCATGACGGCGACGACCACCGCGGCGGCAAGCGCCACCGCGGCGACAGCATGACTTCGATGGATCATTGCACACCCTCCCCGCCCATGATTCAGATACCCCAATTTCAGCTTCTCCAGGCCCCCGCCCCCCCTCGGCTCGCCGGCGCGGATTCGCCAACTGCGGTCCCGATCTCTCCTCGCGTAATCCTTCGCGTCACTCGGTTCTCAATTTAGGGAGTGGCGAGAGGACGTCACCGACGAGAGGGAGAGGTGCATGGAAACCAACTGCTCGCGGGGCCCGTCCGCTGGCTCAGATGCCGCACCACCCACGGGAAACGGCGTGTGGCGGAACGAGCTTCGGACAGGCGGCAAGACCTACCATAAAACTTTGGTCCGCGGTATTCGCCGTTGAGTCCTATTTTCCTCCCTATCCCTGCTTGGATCGTTTGCTCACTCGAAAGGGGGCGGGAGCCGCATTGATGCTGTGCAGGTACTCTTCTCATGTATACCACGCCGGATCGCGCACGGCAACAGCCGTATGTTCGGGCTCGGGCCCCTACATTCGCTCCGCGGGGGCGACGCCGATGAGGTCCAGGGTGTTCCGCAGAACCCGCCGCGCCGCGTCGACGAGGATGAGACGCGCCGCGGTCAGCTCCGGATCCTCCGTCAGCACCCGGCACTGAGTGTAAAAGGCGTGAAAGGCCTCCGCTAGTTCCCGCGCGAACGCGCAGAGCCGTTGGGGCTCCCGCCGGGTCCCCGCGGCGTACACGATCTCCGGGAGCATGACGGCGCGTTTGGCCAACACCCACTCCTCAGGAGCGGTGAGCTGGCCTAAGTCGGCCGCATCGGCCCGCGGGAGGCCGATCCCGACCCGCTCGGCCTCGCGAAGGATGCTACAGATTCTGGCGTGGGCGTATTGGACGTAGTAGACGGGATTGTCCGCGGATTTTCGCTGCGCCAGGGCGAAGTCGAAATCCATCGGCACGCTCGGGCTGGTCATGGTAAAGAAGAATCGAGCGGCATCGCGCCCGACCGCGTCGAGAAGATCCCGCAGCGTGATGAACTCCCCGCTGCGCTTGCTCATCCGCACGACCTCACCCTCGTTGCGCAAACGGACGTGCTGGTACAGCAGAACCTCGAGCGACGACGGGTCCTTCCCGAGCGCCTCAAGCCCTCCCCGCACCCGGGCGACGTCTCCGATGTGGTCCACGCCCAGCACGTTGATCAGGTGGTCGAATCCGCGCGCGTACTTATCGAGATGGTACGGGATGTCGGCGGCAAAGTAGGTCGGCCGACCGTCGCCTCGAATCATGACCCGGTCCTTGTCGTCTCCGAACTGCGTGGCGCGAAACCAGAGGGCACCGTCTTGTTCGTAGACGACGCCGCGGCGGCGCAACTCCTCCAGCACCTGCTCCACCGCGCCGCTGGCGTGCAGGGTCCGCTCGCTGAACCAGGTGTCGAAGGTCACCCCGAAAACCTCCAGGGTCGTCCGAATATCGCTCAGCATCTCCTCGAGCGAGATCTCCTGGATCCGGGCCACCCGTGTGGGGAGATCCAAGTCGGCAATGGCGGCACCATGCGCGGCGACGATCCGGCGGCCGATCTCCGCCACGTACGCACCGCGGTACCCTTCCTCGGGGAAGACCGCCGGACGGCCGAGCGCCTCCAGGTAGGTGGCCTCCACGGAGCGGGCAAGGAGCTCAACCTGGTTTCCGTAGTCGTTCACGTAGTACTCGCGAGAAACACGGTAGCCCAACGCTTCCAGGAGGCGCGCCACTGTTTCGCCAACCGCACCGTTCCGGCCCGACCCCACCGTCAGGGGGCCCGTCGGGTTGGCGCTCACGTACTCGACGAGGACGCGCTGACCCCGGCCGATATCCGTTCCACCAAATGCGCGATCGTCGGCATAGACCCGGCGGAGCCATCGGTGGAGAAAGCTCGGCGCCAGCGACAGGTTGAGGAACCCCGGTCCGGCGAGTTCGGCCTTGCTGACCGCCTCGGAGGGAACAGGGAGGTGGCGGAGGATCGCCGTCCCCACATCCCGGGGGGAGCGCCCGAGCGTGCGCGCGAGTACGAGCGCAATGTTCGCCGCAAAATCCCCGTGCCGGGGATCCCGGGGGAGTTCCACCTCGAACCGAGGGAGCTCCGCCGGCGTGGAGGGGGGAAGATCGCCCGCGCTGACAGCGTGGCGGACGGCTTGGGCGATCAGCGCTTGGAGATCATGGGTGAGCACGTCTAGAGTCTGATGACGCCGGCCCGCGACATATCCTGGATATGGATCGTATCAACGAAACGGATCTGGTGCACCGCAGAGGTCATCACCAAAGAATGGGTGCGCACGCCGCCCCCGAACAACCGCACGCCGCGAAAGAGATCACCGTCCGTGATGCCGGTTGCGGCGAATACCAGATCATTGCCCCGCACCAGGTCCTCGGTCCGAAAGATCCGGTCGGGATCACTGATGCCCATCTCCCGCGCGCGCTGACGCTCGGCGTCGTTTCGATACCAGAACCGCCCCTGGATCTCTCCCCCCAGGCACCGCAGCGCGGCCGCGGTGAGCACTCCCTCCGGCGCCCCCCCGATGCCCATGACGGCGTGGACGCCCGGCCCGGAGACCGCCGCGGAGATTGCCGGGGCGACATCCCCGTCCGAGATCAACTTGATCCTGGCCCCCGCCCGACGGACCGCAGCGATGAGATCCGCGTGCCTCGGGCGGTCCAAGATCACCACCGTGATGTCGCTAACTCGACGGCCGAGCGCTTCCGCCAGCACTTCGAGGTTCCGCTCGGGGGGCCACCGCAGATCAACCCTCCCCGCCGCCTGCGGTGGGACGACCAGCTTTTCCATATAAATATCGGGGGCGTGGAGGATCCCACCCTTCTCCGTCACCGACACAATCGCGATGGCGTTCGGCAGGCCCTTGGCGACGAGGTTCGTCCCCTCAACGGGATCCACGGCGGCGTCCACCGTAAAGCCGCCGCCGCGGCCCACCTCTTCGCCGATGTACAGCATGGGGGCCTCATCCTGCTCCCCCTCACCGATCACGATTCGCCCCTGGATCGTCAGCTCGTCGAGCGCCGCGCGCATCGCGGTCACGGCCGCCTTATCCGCCTGCTCAACCCGCCCTTCCCCCATGTGGCGGGCCGCGGCGATCGCCGCGGCCTCCGTCACTTTGACAATGTCGAGGGCGAGCAGGCGCTCCATGGGGCTCACCATATCACCGGGGCTCCGCCGGCCGCTCAGCCAGCACCACGGAAACGGTCCGTGTCTGCCGGTCGCGGACGATGGTCAACGTCACCGTTTCTCCGATCTTCTTGCCGACAACATCGTGGACGAACGTATTCCAGTTGTCGATTCGATCCCCATTTAGGCCGGTGATGATGTCGCCGGGCTCCACCCCCGCCTTGGCGGCCGGGGCGTTCGGCTCAAGCTCCCGAACGATTACCCCGTAGGTGGTCCCCAGGTTGTAGGCCTGGGCGGTCTGCGCATCCACCTCACCGCCGAAGATGACCCCGACCCAAGGCCGAATGACGCGGCCGTTGGCAATGAGCTGCTCCATCTCCCCGCGGGCCACATCGCTCGGGATCGCAAATCCGATCCCCTGGGCGTTCGGGATGATCGCGGTGTTCACGCCGATGACGTTGCCCGAGCTGTCCACCAATGCACCGCCGCTGTTCCCGGGGTTGATCGCCGCCGAGGTCTGGATCAGGTTCTCAACAATGAGGTTCGGTAGCTCGATGTTGCGGTTCAGGGCGCTGACCACCCCCGTCGTGACGGTGCTCCCCAGGCCAAACGGGTTGCCGATCGCGATCGTCAGTTGGCCTACCTGGAGATTCCGGCTGTCCCCCAACCGGACCGACGGCAGGGGCTCTTTGGCAACGACCTTGACCACGGCAAGATCGGCTAGCGGGTCACGGCCGATGAGTTTTCCGGTGAGGGTTTTCCCACCGAGCAGCGTCACCCTGATGGTCGTGGCTCCCTGCACCACGTGGTTGTTGGTGAGGATGTATCCGTCCGGTCGAACGATCACGCCGGACCCCGCCCCCTGCTGGGGGAAGAGCCCAAAGACCGTCTGAACCTGCGACTCCGTATCGATGTTGACCACGGCCGGCCGCACCTGCTTGACCACGTTGATGACGACCGATTCCTCGGGGACGACGCGGACCGTCCCACCCAACGCCGGCGGCGGGGGGGCCGCCGCGGCAAGCGGCGGGGCACTCGGTGCGATTGGGCTGGCGGAAAAGACCGGATGAAGATTCAGATACTGAGGAAGAACGACGCCCCCAAGCAGCGCGCCGATGACCGCGACCGCGATGACGGCCAGCGCCGCCGCGGGGTACCCAGCCCGCCTCGGGGGTGTACCGGGTGATTGCATAGCCATCACAAACCCCTCCTTTTTGGCCTCTCTTAATTATAACATCCTCTACCGGTCGACCAGTTTCACCCCCGTACTATCCTCGGCAGTGTCAAGGTCCGTACGCGACACGCGTCATGTGCGGTGGAACGCCCGGATCATAGCATATACACGGCGATCACGACCGGACTCAGTCGCAACTCTGACATAGCGGGCAGCGGACTTCGCGAAAGGCCAGTTCGATCGCGTCCATCTCCAGTACGAACATGCTGATGCCCGACGCCCAAGATCCGGTCGAGAATTGGCCGTTCCGGTGAAACCATTTTGACCCCTCCTCGCATCCTCCGGGGCCCCATTCACGACGCACTGTCATTTCCGGCCACCCGTTTGCCGCGGTCGGGAGTCCTACGGTATAATCGAGACAATTTGAATCCCTCCCGTTCCCGGGAATGGAGCGCCTTCCGGTGCTGAACTGGATCAGGCGTCCGAAATACGCCCCAGGCGAGCGCCGAGATGTTCCGGCGGGACTCTGGACCAAGTGTCCCCGGTGTGCCACTCTCATCTACCGCAAGGAACTCGAACGCAACCTCCAGGTCTGCCCCCGATGCAACTACCATCACCGGCTGTCCGCCACTGACCGCCTGGCGATGGTGCTGGACGAGGGGTCGTTCGAGGAATACGACGAGAGCTTGGTCCCCGAAGATCCATTGGAATTTGTCGACGAGAAGCCGTATCCGGTCAGGATCGAGGAAGCCCAGCGACGCACCGGCGTGCCGGAGGCGATCCTCACCGGAACCGGCGCGATCGAGGGACGCCACGTCGTCGTGGGAGCCATGGAGTTCGGGTTCCTCGGTGGCAGCATGGGCGCGGTCGTCGGGGAGAAGGTGGCGCGGAGCGCGGAGCGGGCCGCCGCGCGGCGTTGGCCGCTGGTCCTCTTCGCCGCGTCGGGGGGAGCGCGCATGCAGGAAGGGGCCCTTTCCCTCCTCCAGCTCGCGAAAACGAGCATTGCCCTGGGGCGGCTGAGCGATTTCGGGATCATGTTCATCTCCGTGCTCTGTGACCCGACCACCGGGGGGGTGGCCGCGAGCTTCGCGCTCCAAGGCGACATCATCCTCGCCGAACCCGGCGCGCTGATCGGGTTCGCCGGGCGGCGGGTGATCGAGCAAACCATCCGTCAGAAGTTGCCCGAAGGTTTCCAAACCGCGGAGTTTGTCCTCGAGCATGGGTTCCTTGATGCGATCGTTCCGAGAGGGGACCTCCGGTCCACGCTGGGGCGCCTCCTCCGGCTGTGCGGCGCCCCCACTCTGGCAGAGGGCACGGGCCCGGCCACCCACGCATCTTCTCCGCCCGTCCCCACAACCGATGGCCATCCCGTCTGATCTCACCGGGGCTCCTGGAACGAGGGACGAAGCTGCCGCGGAGCGGTTGGAGCGGGAGCTCGAGAAGACCGAGCGCGAAATCAACGAGCTCAGGCGGATCACCGCCGCCGACAAGGGCATGGACCTTGGACGCCAGATCACGGCGCTCCAGGAACGCGCCGAAGTCCTCCGCGAGGCGATCGCCCGCGATCCCACCCCCTGGCAAACGGTCCAGCTGGCCCGACACCCGGGCCGACCCAAGATCGGCGATTATATTGCCGGGCTCACGACGGACTTCATTGAACTTCATGGCGACCGGGGGTTCCGGGACGATCCGGCGATCATCGGGGGGCTGGGGGCGGTTGACGGCAGACCTACGGCGGTGATCGGGCACGCCAAAGGACGTGACACCCGGGAGAATATCGCGCGCAACTTCGGAAGCCCGAATCCGGAGGGGTACCGGAAAGCCCTACGTATCATGCGGCTCGCGGAGAAACTTAAAGCTCCGGTCGTGACGCTGATCGACACCCAGGGGGCCTCCCCGGGGAAGGAAGCGGAGGAACGGGGCCAGAGCGAGGCGATCGCCAGCGGGCTCTTGGGCATGGCGAGACTCCGGACCCCGATCGTCACCGTGATCACCGGCGAGGGGGGAAGCGGGGGCGCCCTGGCCATCGGCGTGGGCGATGTGGTGCTCATGCTGGACAAGGCGATCTACTCGGTGATCTCGCCGGAGGGTTGCGCGGCGATCTTGTGGCGGGATGGCTCGCGGGGCCGCGAGGCTGCACGCGCGCTCCGCCTGACGGCACGCGACCTACTCGGGTTAGGCATCGTCGACGAGATTATCGCCGAGCCCCCCGGGGGGGCACACCGGCAACATGATCAGACCGTCGCCGTGGTCGTCGCCGCCATCCGCCGGTACCTCGCGGCCCTCGCCGGTCGATCGACCGAGGAGCTTCTGTCTGCCAGGTATGCAAAGTACCGTTGCATCGGCCGCCTCAAGGACTTAGCACAACCGCAGACGCCGCCAACCGGGTGAGCCGCGCGGACAGCGAAGCGCAGACGTGGAGAGGGGCAAACGCATGGGCCATGAGGGCCGACTTGATCTCGACGAAATCCGGGCGTTGATCCAACTCGCGACCGAGGCCGACATCACCGAACTCGACGTCGACGCTCCGCACGTCAAGGTTCGAATCAAGAAAACCCACCGCAACTCGGCCGATCGGATCGCGGTGGACCTCGGCCCCCCGGTGGCGGGCGCCGACCCGGATATCCGCCTTGTTCCAATCGCCGCCCCTATGGTCGGGACCTTTTACCGATCCTCCAAACCCGACGCCCCGCCATTTGTGAGTGAGGGGGACGAGATCCATGCCGGCCAGACGGTCTGTATTCTCGAAGCGATGAAGCTCTTCAATGAAATCCCGAGCGATGTGGACGGGCGGATCGTCCGGATCCTGGTCGAGAATGGCGCCCCCGTTGAATACGGGCAGCCGCTGTTCCTCCTCGATCCCGCACCCTAACGATGTTCTCGAAGGTCCTTATCGCCAACCGGGGGGAGATCGCGCTCCGCATCATCCGTGCCTGCCGCGAATTGGGACTGCGGACCGTTGCGGTATACTCCGAAGCCGACCGCGCTTCCCTGCCCGTGCGCATCGCCGACGAGGCGTTTTGCATCGGCCCCGCCCCCGCGCGGGACAGCTACCTCAACATCCCCAGCATCATCAGCACGGCGGAGTTGTTGGGGGTCGACGCGATCCACCCAGGGTATGGATTTCTGGCCGAGAACCCCCATTTCGCCGAGATCTGCCGCGATTGCCGTATAACATTCATCGGCCCGACACCGGAAGCCATCGCAAAGATGGGGAACAAATCGGCGGCCCGGGAGATGATGCGCAAGGCGGGCGTCCCCATCGTGCCGGGCAGTGACGGCCCGGTTCATGATGAGGCCGCTGCGATCGCGGTCGCCCGAGGCATCGGCTATCCCCTGATCGTCAAAGCGGCCGGCGGCGGCGGGGGCCGGGGGATGCGGGTGGTGCAGAACCGGGAGGATCTTCTCGGCGCCCTCACCGAGGCCCAGCGTGAGGCGGAAGCGGCCTTCGGCAACGCCGAAGTCTACATCGAAAAGTACCTCGAGGAGCCGCGCCATATCGAGATCCAGATCCTCGCCGATGCCCGCGGCACGATCGCGACCCTCGGTGAGCGCGACTGTTCGGTGCAGCGCCGCCATCAGAAACTCATTGAAGAGGCGCCGGCCGTCGGGATCACCTCCAAGCTCCGACGAGCCCTGAGCCGCGCGGCCGTACGGGTCGCCGAGGCGGTCTCGTATACAAACGCCGGCACGGTCGAGTTTCTCGTGGATCAGTCGGAACGGTTCTACTTCGTGGAGATGAACACCCGCATCCAAGTCGAGCACGGGGTGACCGAAATGGTCACCGGAGTGGATCTGGTCAAAGAGCAGATCCGAATCGCTGCGGGGGAGCGGATGACCGCCCCGCGCGAAGGGGAGCCGCGCGGGCACGCGATCGAGTGCCGGGTGAACGCTGAGGATCCGTCCCGAGACTTCCTCCCCGCACCCGGCTCGATCACAGCGTTCGTCCCCCCGGGGGGCCCGGGGATCCGTGTAGACACTCACGCCTTCGCCGGCTATCTGATACCTGCCCATTACGACTCGCTGATCGCCAAGGTCATCGCGTGGGGCCTGGATCGCGACGAAGCGGTCGCGCGGATGCAGCGTGCGCTCCAAGAGTTTGAGGTGAAAGGTGTGCCGACGACGATCCCATTCCACCAGCAAGCCCTCGATAACGCCTTCTTCCGCCGCGGTGAGATCTACGTCAACTTCATCCAGCGGCGCATGGACCTGAGCACACTCCGCGCTTAGCCCCTTCGAGGCGCCCATCCCGTGGCGCGCCTCCACCGCCGGCGCGCCGCCCAATCCCCTTCGAGCTTGACGCGAGCCCCTTGGGACATTAATATATCAACTAAATATGATTTGTGATCGCTATGGGGTGCCACCATGACGAGCCGGGATCTCGCGGGGATCGCACAGGCGCTGGCTGATCCGATCCGCCTAACAATGCTGCGGCGACTGATGGACGGCCCGTCGACGGTCTCCGAACTCGTCCTCCTCACCGGAGAGGCGCAGTCCAATGTATCCAACCATCTGGCAGTGCTCCGCAGTCGCGGATTGGTGAGAGCGACTCGGGTCGGGCGGCAGCGAGTCTACGAAATCCCAGACCCTTCGGTGGGGCAACTCGTGGAATCCCTGCTTGTCATTGCGGGGCGCGGACCCCGGCTGACGGTGAAATCCCCCGCCATCGCCAGGGCTCGCACCTGCTACGATCACCTGGCGGGCCG comes from the bacterium genome and includes:
- the rho gene encoding transcription termination factor Rho — protein: MAIAELEIKSLNELQDLAKDLSIPNFRRYRKQELIMKILQAQTEQSGLMFRSGILEVMQEGYGFLRTSGYLPGQEDIYVSPSQIKRFGLRVGDEVLGQVRAPKDNEKYYALLRVEAVNGLDPEQARSRPDFEKLTPVFPQERLKLELPQSDLTVRIVDLFSPIGKGQRAMIVSPPKAGKTMLLKKIGQSIVQNHQEIYLMVLLLDERPEEVTDMRRSVEAEVVASTFDRPPEEHVQVADLVLERAKRLVEGARDVVVLLDSLTRFSRANNLVIPPSGRTLSGGLDPAALHRPKRFFGAARKIEEGGSITIIATALIDTGSRMDDVIYEEFKGTGNMELHLNRKLQERRTFPAIDIKLSGTRREELLLNEEELRKVWVLRKSLETLDTVAMTELILDRLRKTPNNQAFLRSIIKNSDNDA
- the glpX gene encoding class II fructose-bisphosphatase: MVSPMERLLALDIVKVTEAAAIAAARHMGEGRVEQADKAAVTAMRAALDELTIQGRIVIGEGEQDEAPMLYIGEEVGRGGGFTVDAAVDPVEGTNLVAKGLPNAIAIVSVTEKGGILHAPDIYMEKLVVPPQAAGRVDLRWPPERNLEVLAEALGRRVSDITVVILDRPRHADLIAAVRRAGARIKLISDGDVAPAISAAVSGPGVHAVMGIGGAPEGVLTAAALRCLGGEIQGRFWYRNDAERQRAREMGISDPDRIFRTEDLVRGNDLVFAATGITDGDLFRGVRLFGGGVRTHSLVMTSAVHQIRFVDTIHIQDMSRAGVIRL
- the rpmE gene encoding 50S ribosomal protein L31 — encoded protein: MKKGIHPNYKQTTVTCACGETFTTGSTRENIRVEICSKCHPFYTGQRKFVDSEGRVQKFAKKYGIQI
- the argS gene encoding arginine--tRNA ligase; the encoded protein is MLTHDLQALIAQAVRHAVSAGDLPPSTPAELPRFEVELPRDPRHGDFAANIALVLARTLGRSPRDVGTAILRHLPVPSEAVSKAELAGPGFLNLSLAPSFLHRWLRRVYADDRAFGGTDIGRGQRVLVEYVSANPTGPLTVGSGRNGAVGETVARLLEALGYRVSREYYVNDYGNQVELLARSVEATYLEALGRPAVFPEEGYRGAYVAEIGRRIVAAHGAAIADLDLPTRVARIQEISLEEMLSDIRTTLEVFGVTFDTWFSERTLHASGAVEQVLEELRRRGVVYEQDGALWFRATQFGDDKDRVMIRGDGRPTYFAADIPYHLDKYARGFDHLINVLGVDHIGDVARVRGGLEALGKDPSSLEVLLYQHVRLRNEGEVVRMSKRSGEFITLRDLLDAVGRDAARFFFTMTSPSVPMDFDFALAQRKSADNPVYYVQYAHARICSILREAERVGIGLPRADAADLGQLTAPEEWVLAKRAVMLPEIVYAAGTRREPQRLCAFARELAEAFHAFYTQCRVLTEDPELTAARLILVDAARRVLRNTLDLIGVAPAERM
- a CDS encoding S-layer homology domain-containing protein, whose translation is MIHRSHAVAAVALAAAVVVAVMPASAALFSDIQGDPNQRGIEKLSVAGVLHGFPDGTFKPGQPITRLGAVEALALGLDIKGTGGIPNYKDLAEIPEEVRPAIAALLNTGAVSQQKAEVRKGDVTYSLETDKAVYGTEDAVDLTFKVTNSGKQDIKFTYPTTQQYDFIVRRGTTEVARWSLGQTFVQGDLNLVLASGKSFVYDTRWLQKDQDNKFVPPGPYEIMGVSPAKDDSVTVTLQFQKGLLATFPDNTFRPNSQVSRAEFAALLVRALGRQGEATQKSSAPLSVKDAADVPPTLHGYVAVAIDTGIMPPGPDGNFHPNAATTRGESAGAIAAVMGALNKFNYVKGKLVRVGSTDITVSVETQAVQSYALTPQVAVYRNNKAVAPSDLKPNDQVLMLLTGPRGRAGYIEATGQ
- a CDS encoding M23 family metallopeptidase, with the protein product MADRAQLVVAGLLLALTLAAVPLAVPLDLAKADPGKPAAPSALVPVVHLRSSDLSLATPAAGPAVASVGSHTVAPGETPWGISQSAGVTVDVLLAANRLAPGALLHPGQVLVIPSPETAAVPVAPATHTVAAGETLWRISHDAGVRVETLADANHLSLDALLHPGQVLVVPGVDSAHPASTAPRRTPSTREQISATSIRSVPVRMGVPEADEPAMLQPTEGKITSRFGWRVHPIFGTREFHTGIDIANRLGTPVRAARGGIVQFVGWMMGYGRMVIVDHGNGLQTTYSHLSSVLVSFGERVAMGQLMGRIGSTGWSTGPHLLFEVRRNGVPQDPTRYVRPGDPLVVLATTPAASTNEHRHP